In the Maribacter sp. MJ134 genome, one interval contains:
- a CDS encoding helix-turn-helix domain-containing protein yields the protein MGLADNIKKLREDKGLRQKEVANALDIGYSNYNKIENGNREISVKELQRLAAFL from the coding sequence ATGGGTTTAGCGGATAACATCAAAAAATTGAGGGAGGATAAGGGGCTTCGCCAAAAGGAAGTCGCCAATGCCCTTGATATCGGTTATTCCAACTACAACAAAATCGAGAACGGCAACCGTGAGATTTCCGTCAAGGAGTTACAGCGGTTGGCAGCGTTTTTATAA
- a CDS encoding XRE family transcriptional regulator — protein sequence MRFPSRSYSGWQRFYNISVDQVINLDGELPKEVVIEDKQAQEQLKLMQELDEEERSMIFKMIDSFLTKKKFKDFFNKNVASL from the coding sequence GTGAGATTTCCGTCAAGGAGTTACAGCGGTTGGCAGCGTTTTTATAATATTAGCGTTGACCAAGTAATTAACCTTGATGGCGAACTGCCCAAAGAAGTGGTCATCGAGGATAAACAGGCACAGGAACAATTAAAGCTGATGCAGGAACTTGACGAGGAAGAACGCTCCATGATCTTCAAGATGATCGATTCCTTCCTGACCAAAAAGAAGTTCAAGGACTTTTTTAATAAAAATGTCGCTTCGCTTTAG
- a CDS encoding RHS repeat domain-containing protein has protein sequence MRPPKICDRFTKFCYSYRYDALNRIIAATDNTNNYNVSNIGYDKNGNIQSLTRNGYQNSSNFTNMDVLDYDYDNGNKLTKVTDGGNGAHGFKDGTNTNDDFEYDINGNLKIDRNKGITSIEYNHLNLPTQVEFDNSSQKTITYVYDALGIKLEKKTNNNGSLNTTKYDGGFVYQNDILQFFPHPEGYVSVENGSYKYIYNYTDHLGSVRLSYTDADNNGSIDSDNEIVEENNHYPFGLQQKGYNNNVSSLGNSTAKKWKYANEEFEEDLGKNTIAYQWRDYDPTIGRFNKIDRLAENYHPISPYSFTANNPMVYREIQGDSIDVSQIVEYDNDNGTSILDNIKKDLSTITGLSFELKNGKLIHTTDDDGNAIIATDSDGNQLGSSEARGAVIGALSSTDIAKAQIVDSGGSRVTNDLGETEVGGNNINLDIGQITNQFIGGAREVDNRTMGFGMTFIHESLHSNVADGGANRDFVGDTNVDVRTGPVVDRMNIIRGQLNSQGFNFGQRQTYGARSFNVQGQTINTVLFGGNIKTVHPMPLTNGRF, from the coding sequence GTGCGTCCGCCGAAAATATGCGACCGCTTTACAAAATTTTGCTATAGTTATAGGTACGATGCACTCAACCGAATCATAGCAGCTACGGACAACACGAACAACTATAACGTCAGTAACATCGGGTACGATAAAAACGGAAATATTCAAAGCCTGACAAGAAATGGGTATCAGAACAGTTCCAACTTTACGAACATGGACGTTCTGGACTACGATTACGACAACGGTAATAAACTGACAAAAGTTACGGACGGTGGAAACGGTGCCCACGGTTTTAAGGACGGGACGAACACCAACGACGACTTTGAATACGATATTAACGGAAACCTAAAAATTGACCGTAACAAAGGAATTACTTCAATTGAATACAACCACCTGAACCTACCTACTCAAGTTGAGTTTGATAATAGCAGTCAAAAGACTATTACTTATGTTTATGATGCTTTAGGTATCAAACTAGAGAAGAAAACAAATAATAATGGTTCTTTGAATACAACTAAGTATGATGGAGGATTTGTTTATCAAAATGATATTCTTCAATTTTTTCCACATCCTGAAGGTTATGTATCGGTCGAAAATGGCAGCTATAAGTACATTTACAACTATACTGACCATCTTGGTTCAGTAAGACTTAGCTATACAGATGCCGATAACAACGGCAGCATAGACTCTGACAACGAAATAGTGGAAGAAAACAATCATTACCCATTCGGCTTACAGCAAAAAGGCTACAATAATAACGTATCTTCTCTTGGTAATTCCACGGCTAAAAAATGGAAGTATGCGAATGAAGAGTTTGAAGAGGATTTAGGTAAAAATACCATAGCTTATCAATGGAGAGACTACGATCCTACAATTGGTAGGTTTAATAAAATAGATAGGTTAGCCGAGAATTATCATCCTATTTCGCCATATTCTTTTACAGCTAACAATCCTATGGTTTATAGAGAAATACAAGGAGATAGCATAGATGTATCCCAAATAGTAGAATATGACAATGATAACGGAACTAGTATACTTGATAACATAAAAAAAGATTTAAGTACTATTACTGGACTTTCATTCGAGCTTAAAAACGGTAAACTTATTCATACTACAGATGATGATGGAAATGCTATAATTGCTACCGATAGTGACGGAAATCAATTAGGTAGTTCAGAGGCAAGAGGTGCAGTTATAGGCGCTTTAAGTTCCACAGATATTGCAAAAGCACAAATTGTAGATAGTGGAGGCTCTAGAGTTACAAATGATTTAGGAGAAACAGAAGTTGGAGGAAATAATATAAATTTAGATATAGGTCAAATAACAAATCAGTTTATAGGGGGTGCAAGAGAAGTAGATAATCGTACAATGGGCTTTGGTATGACTTTTATACATGAATCACTACATTCAAATGTTGCTGATGGTGGTGCTAATAGAGATTTTGTGGGAGACACAAATGTAGATGTCAGAACGGGGCCAGTAGTAGACAGGATGAACATAATAAGAGGTCAACTAAATTCTCAAGGTTTTAACTTTGGACAGAGACAAACATATGGAGCAAGAAGCTTTAACGTTCAAGGGCAGACAATAAATACAGTTCTATTTGGAGGTAATATTAAGACTGTCCATCCAATGCCTTTAACCAACGGAAGATTTTAG
- a CDS encoding tyrosine-type recombinase/integrase, whose product MMDFRKYLEKERFTKSSIKTYTFQAEKFMEWMEKEGQDLIHFNYKKAVSYVAYLQKRHTNIRTINGKIAATRQYFNFLVEKCECAENPFAELLVKGDKTKKMLQNILSSDELEDLYYSYPTDMDMRRSGQLADKRNKVMIGLMVYQGLSTTDMKRLQNEHVQPKKGKVYIPSGKIGGRRELPLMPWQVMELLEYINEIQPELARRKGTNGEELFPVTNGRLTDTVANIIKKLRKVNHKVKNIHQIRASVIVNWLSKYNLRKVQIMAGHRRISTTEKYVQENLQQLQQVINQYHPLS is encoded by the coding sequence ATGATGGACTTTAGAAAATATCTTGAAAAAGAACGGTTCACTAAAAGCAGTATCAAGACATATACCTTCCAAGCCGAAAAGTTTATGGAATGGATGGAAAAGGAAGGACAAGACCTGATACATTTTAATTATAAAAAAGCGGTCAGCTATGTAGCATATCTGCAAAAACGGCATACCAACATTAGAACGATCAACGGCAAGATAGCTGCCACAAGACAGTACTTCAATTTTCTTGTAGAAAAATGCGAATGCGCCGAAAACCCTTTTGCCGAATTATTGGTCAAGGGCGACAAGACCAAAAAGATGTTGCAGAATATTCTATCGTCCGATGAACTCGAAGATCTGTATTACAGTTACCCTACGGATATGGATATGAGAAGAAGCGGACAACTTGCCGACAAACGCAATAAAGTTATGATCGGGTTGATGGTCTATCAGGGTTTATCGACAACGGATATGAAACGATTGCAAAATGAACATGTACAACCGAAAAAAGGGAAAGTCTATATACCATCGGGTAAAATAGGTGGTCGTAGAGAACTGCCTTTGATGCCTTGGCAGGTCATGGAACTATTGGAATATATAAATGAAATACAACCAGAGTTGGCACGAAGAAAAGGAACGAACGGGGAAGAGCTGTTCCCCGTTACAAACGGTCGGCTTACCGATACCGTTGCCAACATCATAAAAAAACTGCGAAAGGTCAACCACAAAGTCAAAAATATCCATCAGATACGTGCAAGCGTAATCGTAAATTGGCTCTCAAAATACAACCTTAGAAAAGTACAGATAATGGCAGGGCATAGAAGGATAAGCACCACCGAAAAATATGTACAGGAAAATCTACAGCAACTACAACAGGTCATAAACCAGTACCACCCTTTAAGCTAA
- a CDS encoding tyrosine-type recombinase/integrase, which yields MKKLKLENRSYKELLIAFKDWLGILGYSRSAKESYPNCLKEFLHNMEEKGHYKLDAITATTIKDYYDYLKERPNQRTDGALSKAALNQHQQALRKFNEYLKKHNGKPMPVHLRAEAKKEEGWQTVLTQEEIKELFEAAEHSYVMRHVCLRDKAMLVALYSCGLRVNEAVHLDRRDILFDRELVFVRKGKNYKERFVPINYRNLKILEDYLYDARLEFYKANESEAFFIGQQGKRLGRQSFGNRLGILVKLTGNSELKEKRLHHIRCAIALPHIF from the coding sequence ATGAAGAAACTGAAACTAGAGAATCGAAGCTACAAAGAATTATTGATTGCCTTTAAAGACTGGTTAGGGATTTTGGGGTATAGCAGAAGTGCCAAAGAAAGTTATCCGAATTGCTTAAAAGAGTTCCTCCACAACATGGAGGAAAAAGGACATTACAAATTAGATGCCATTACAGCAACTACCATAAAAGACTATTACGATTATCTGAAAGAACGACCCAACCAAAGGACGGACGGCGCACTTAGTAAGGCAGCGCTCAACCAACACCAACAAGCACTTCGAAAATTTAATGAATACCTGAAAAAACATAATGGAAAACCTATGCCCGTGCATCTACGAGCGGAAGCCAAAAAAGAGGAAGGTTGGCAAACGGTACTGACCCAAGAGGAAATAAAGGAACTCTTTGAAGCTGCCGAACATAGTTATGTAATGCGTCATGTATGCCTACGGGATAAAGCGATGTTGGTGGCATTGTACAGTTGCGGGCTACGGGTCAACGAAGCTGTACACCTTGACCGAAGGGATATCCTTTTTGATAGGGAACTGGTCTTTGTTCGAAAAGGGAAAAACTATAAAGAAAGGTTCGTACCCATCAATTATAGAAACCTGAAAATACTGGAAGATTACCTGTACGATGCACGGTTGGAATTTTACAAAGCCAACGAAAGCGAAGCTTTTTTTATCGGACAGCAGGGCAAACGATTGGGGCGGCAAAGTTTTGGTAACCGTTTAGGTATCCTTGTGAAGCTGACGGGAAATAGTGAACTAAAAGAAAAAAGATTACACCACATACGTTGCGCCATAGCATTGCCACACATCTTTTAG
- a CDS encoding helix-turn-helix domain-containing protein has translation MNIAENLKAYREQKGLLQKEVANAVGVHPSNYSKMEKGERDVSIEVADKLAKYFGVSIDELVHMSGNVPEEVSIVDKSVSERINLIQQLEEEDKKALFRIIDSMLTKSKFKDFFNKNVAAL, from the coding sequence ATGAACATAGCTGAGAACTTAAAGGCGTACAGGGAACAAAAGGGATTGTTGCAGAAGGAAGTGGCCAATGCCGTAGGCGTCCATCCGTCCAACTATTCAAAAATGGAAAAGGGCGAGCGTGATGTCTCCATCGAGGTGGCCGATAAACTGGCAAAATATTTCGGGGTCAGTATTGACGAGCTCGTGCATATGTCGGGCAATGTTCCCGAAGAAGTCAGTATCGTGGATAAATCTGTTTCCGAGCGTATCAACCTGATACAGCAGTTGGAAGAAGAGGATAAAAAAGCCCTGTTCCGTATTATCGATAGCATGCTGACCAAATCAAAGTTCAAGGACTTTTTCAACAAGAACGTGGCGGCACTATAA
- a CDS encoding toxin C-terminal domain-containing protein produces MRPPKICDRFTKFCYSYRYDPLNRITGATDNTNDYNVSNISYDKNGNIQTLNRNGYQGGSTFTDMDILDYDYDSGNKLLKVADTGNKVHGFKDGTNTNDDFEYDINGNLKIDRNKGITSITYNHLNLPEQVNFGSDNIKYVYDAYGVKLKRTSSTGTETLYANGYVYEGGVGNAQLQFFNHPEGYVTPDGQGGYDYVYNYTDHLGSVRLSYTDADNDGNIDPANEIIEENNYYPFGLLMRSATATVSPYGNSAAKRWKFNGKELDNGLNIDTYDFGARNYDPAIGRWMNLDPLAEQMRRHSPYNYAFDNPIFFIDPDGMAPTYNWGAGRYEDEDGNEVSWDTVQKEYGLNSSGEGDCCNDNPVAKMMKRAKNALLHAFGLDIKSASDELDEAQSEEDVASAIAYLKESQENLDTTNENLKDVAEILATIEPTGLTGVYYEYTLGDSNSDKALAVLAIIPFTKLAKGAKVIKFIQAGKKVEALVPSGFKVVKGQYSRGQKVYSNGKLFISPDVDGHNGGIWKAANSLRDLGSKKTRLGTFDGLFQKIGD; encoded by the coding sequence GTGCGTCCGCCGAAAATATGCGACCGCTTTACAAAATTTTGCTATAGTTATAGGTACGACCCCCTGAACCGAATTACAGGCGCTACTGACAATACGAACGATTATAATGTCAGTAACATATCCTACGACAAGAACGGTAATATCCAGACTTTAAATCGAAACGGCTATCAGGGTGGTTCGACGTTTACCGATATGGATATTCTGGACTATGATTACGATAGCGGGAACAAGCTGTTGAAAGTAGCCGATACGGGAAACAAGGTACATGGCTTTAAAGATGGTACAAATACCAACGACGACTTTGAATACGACATTAACGGAAATTTAAAAATTGACCGTAACAAGGGAATCACCTCCATAACCTACAACCATCTGAACCTGCCCGAACAAGTCAACTTCGGGAGCGATAACATCAAATATGTTTACGATGCTTACGGTGTGAAACTGAAAAGGACTTCCAGTACGGGAACGGAAACACTCTACGCCAACGGGTATGTTTACGAAGGAGGTGTCGGGAATGCGCAATTGCAATTTTTCAATCATCCCGAAGGGTATGTAACGCCCGATGGACAAGGCGGATATGACTATGTCTATAACTATACTGACCACCTAGGTTCGGTAAGGCTTAGTTATACCGATGCCGACAATGATGGAAATATCGACCCTGCGAACGAGATAATCGAGGAAAACAACTATTACCCCTTCGGTCTTCTTATGCGCAGTGCCACGGCGACCGTAAGCCCATATGGCAACAGTGCCGCCAAGCGTTGGAAGTTCAACGGCAAGGAACTCGATAATGGTCTTAACATCGATACCTATGATTTTGGGGCGAGGAACTACGACCCCGCGATCGGGCGTTGGATGAACCTTGACCCGCTGGCGGAACAGATGCGGAGGCACTCGCCTTACAATTATGCTTTTGACAATCCTATTTTCTTTATCGATCCTGATGGGATGGCACCAACTTATAATTGGGGTGCTGGTAGATATGAAGACGAAGACGGTAATGAGGTAAGTTGGGATACGGTACAAAAAGAGTACGGTTTAAATTCATCTGGAGAAGGGGATTGTTGTAATGATAACCCAGTAGCTAAAATGATGAAACGAGCAAAAAATGCATTACTTCACGCATTTGGGTTAGATATAAAATCAGCGAGCGATGAGCTTGATGAAGCACAAAGTGAGGAAGATGTAGCATCTGCAATAGCATATTTAAAAGAATCGCAAGAAAATCTTGATACAACCAATGAAAATCTGAAGGATGTTGCTGAAATCCTGGCAACCATTGAGCCAACAGGTTTAACAGGTGTTTATTACGAATATACACTAGGGGACAGTAATTCGGACAAAGCTTTAGCTGTTTTAGCAATAATACCATTTACCAAACTAGCGAAAGGAGCTAAAGTCATTAAATTCATACAGGCTGGAAAGAAAGTTGAAGCTTTGGTGCCAAGCGGTTTTAAAGTCGTGAAAGGTCAATATTCAAGGGGGCAGAAAGTCTATTCTAATGGCAAACTTTTTATTTCACCTGATGTAGACGGACATAATGGAGGTATTTGGAAAGCGGCTAATAGTTTAAGAGATTTGGGCAGTAAAAAGACTAGATTAGGTACATTTGACGGACTTTTTCAAAAAATAGGCGATTAA